The genome window GCCCCCGCTCGATCCCGTCCAGCACGATGTCCAGTTTCTCGTAGGCGATCCCCAGCGCCACTTCATCCGTCACGCCGCGCATCATGTCCGGCGACGGCGCCTGCCGGATGATCTCCTCCGGCACCCCCAGGTGCCGCGCAAGTTGCCTGACCTGCGTCTTGTACAATCCCATAAGCGGTTGAAACGGCATGTCGTCCGCTCCGCCTGGGGTGAACCAGCCCGTCATCCCTTCCGACCGGTTCGCCGCCCCGATGATGCACGCCCCGGCCTCCGCCGCCCGACGCTCAATCACTTCACGCCGATGCAGTTGCCGCCCGTTGAATGCCGCCTCCACGTGCCGTATCGTCAACCGATAAATGAACCGCGCCACCGGCCGGCGATCAAAGTCTCCGTTCCGCAGCGTGGACATGAACGGCATCTCGCCCGTCACCAGCCGGTACAGCCGGTAAAGCACGTGCCGATTCAGAAAACCCCACCGCGCCGTCACCCGCATCGTCCCGGACGAATAATGACCCTTCGCCCGTATCTGGGGCGTGATGTCTTCGGACTCCCATGCGAGGCCCTGCCAGTCGGCGACCAGACGCGACTTGCGGGCCGTGTCCGGGTCCGTGTCACGCTCGCCCAGAAACACGACGTGCACCAACTCCCGCCCGAGCGCCCGCACCGCCAGCGACGCCAGCACCGCCGAATCCAGACCGCCGCTCAGGCCCATCAGGACGCCGCCCGCGCACCGGGGCTCCCGCGCACGCCGGATATAATCCACCAACCGATCGACCGCTCGTCCCGTGTCAATCGCCAGCACCTGTTCCGCCCGCTCCGCGAGTTTCATATGGTCCTCTCCCGACACCGCTTTCGCTCCTATTTTCGCCTTCCCCCCTGCCGCGTGCAATAACAATCCGGCCGCCTTCATGCGCCTGACGGCCGGGAATTATCCGGCTTTGCACCACATCGGTTGTGGCAATTGGAAACCCCTCGACGTATACTTGGACCAGCCTTGCAACGGTGGCGCGAACAGGAGGTGTGCGATGCGATCGACACTGCTTGGGATGGTGGCCCTCTCGCTGACCCTCTGGCTCGGGGCGACGACCGTCGCGCGGGCACAGACGGACGAGCAGGGTTTCGTCGCAATCTTCAACGGCAAGGACCTCGCGGGCTGGGACGGCGACCCGCGCCTCTGGTCCGTCAAGGACGGCGCCATCCGCGGCGAGACCACCACGGAGAAACCCGCCAATGGCAACACCTTCTGCGTCTGGCGCGGCGGCAAACTCAAGGACTTCGTCCTCAAGATCAAGTTCCGCATCCAGAACGGCAACTCCGGCATCCAGTACCGCAGCAAGGAAACGGACAAGTGGCGCATCACCGGCTACCAAGCCGACTTCTTCAACAGCCCCGGCCAGGACGGGGGCCTCCACCACGAGGGGGGGCGCGGGTGGCTGGTCAACGTGGGCGACTTCATGGTCATCACCGAAAAGGGCGAGAAGAAGGTCGTCAGCAAGGTCGCCGACTCTGGCGCCCTCAAGGAGGCCGGATACTACAAGGACAAGGACTGGAACGAGTACATCATCATCGCCCAGGGCAACTACCTCCGCCACTACCTCAACGGGTACCCCACGATAGCCCTCATCGACGAGGACCGCGTCACCGACCCGGCGGACCCGAAGGACCGCAAGGGCGCCGCCCGCGAAGGAATCCTCGCACTCCAAATCCACGCCGGGCCTCCCATGATCGTCGAGTTCAAGGACATAAGCATCAAGCACCTTGCGGGGCCGTTCGGCAACGCCGTCCGACTCTTCAACGGCGAGAACCTCGACGGTTGGACGCCCTCCAGCGACGCCCTCAAGGACACCTTCGGCGTCTCGGGCGGCGTCATCACCGACACCGGCAATCCCGCCGGCTACCTCCGCACCACCCAGGACTTCACGAATTACGCGCTCCACCTTCAGATGCGGCACGTGACGGCCGGCAACTCGGGCGTCCTCGTGCGCATCGTCGGACCCGACAAGGTCTGGCCAAAGTGCATCGAGTGCCAGGGTCAGTCCGGCGCCATGGGCGACATCTGGAACATCGACAACTTCCCCATGAAGGTCGCCACCGACCGCACCAGCGGACGCCACACCACCAAAATGCACGAGTCCAACGAGCGGCCGACGGGCCAGTGGAACGATTACGACATCACCCTCGACGGCGGCAACCTGGAGATCCAAGTGAACAACCTCACCCAGAACACCGCCGCCGAGTGCGAGGAGGTTCCCGGAAAAATCGGTCTCCAGGCCGAGGGCTCCCAAAAAGAGTTCCGCAACATCGTCCTCGTGCCGATTGAGAAATAGCGCTGGCGCTGCGCGGCGCGGATTGCGGAATTCCGTATCCGAGCCGCGACCGAATCCGAGGAGCGGCGTCCGCTCGCTGACGCTCGCGGCTCGGTTATAGTGTCTGAGCCGCGCCGAATCCGAGCCGCGACCGTAAGGGAGCGGTCCCAATGACGGAAAACTTCCCGTTCCCCCTCGCCTACCTTATCACGTTTACCTGTTACGGCACGTGGCTTCATGGCGATGCCCGCGGCTCCGCCGACCGAGTCCACCGGATTCCGGGCACACCGTATCTTCCGCCAGACCCGGTCCGGCAGGCGAAGGCTGTCGGCGTGATGCAGGGCGATCCCTACGCGCTCAATCCGGCAAAGCGATGCTGTGTGTTGCGATTCCTTCACGAAACCTGTGCGGCGCGTGGCTGGCGTCTGTTGGCCGCCCATGTGAGAGAGACACATGTCCATGTAGTTGTTGCGGCGGCCGAGACGCCGGAGCGAGTCATGACGTCGCTGAAGGCCTACGCCAGCCGAGGATTGAATGAGGCCGGTTTCGATGCCCCTGGTCGGAAGCGTTGGACCCGTCACGGCAGTACCCGATACCTCTGGCATGAGACAGCGGTTGAACAAGCGGTCGCCTATGTGGTGAACCAACAGGGGGAAGCCATGGCGGTCTATGATGCACGCGGCGTATGAACGGCGTCCGCTCGCTGACGCTCGCGGCTCGGTTATAGTGTCCGAGCCACGACCGTCAGGGTTTTCAGGCCGCCGCGATTACTTTCGCCTTTCCCTTCCCTGTCATTCCCACGCGGACCGCAGTTCGTACACCTCGAGCGAGACGATCCGGGCCTCGCCGCCCTCGGCGTAGACGGCCAACGTGCGGTTCGCAAGGTCCGGCAGAAAGCACGTCGGCATCGCTATGAGTCCGTCGTTCCCGAAAACCTCGATGCTGGTCCGGTCCAGGAGGATCTGGAGGCGGATTCTGCCGTCGATCGGCGCAAGCGGCGCCTTCTTGCCTAAAGCCGTGACTTCCTTGGCGGCCGCGTCGTACCGCACCTTCTGGCCGCGCAGCGTGAAGCCGACCGCCGTCGCCTGGCCGAGTTCGATCTCGGCGCGGATGTCGAACAGTTCGCCCTCGAGGCCCGAGAGCAGGTTTTCGCCGCCGGGCGCGAGCGCTCGGGCCGCCCAGGAATGCTTCTTCGCGTGGATGTTCTCGATCTCCCGGACGGGCTTCTTGGTGAGGCGGACGCCCTCCGGCGTCGTGCGCAGCGCCAGTTCCGTGGGGAAACTCATCTGCTGGTTGAACGGCATGCCGGGGTACTTGCCGCCGCGCATCCAGGCGATCTGGAGGCGCCGACCGTCGGACGGCGGAATGTCGCTCCAGGTCTGGGCGGCGTAGCAGTTGCCGCCCCAGTTGGACTGGAGCGGCCCGGCTTCCTTCGTGAAGGTCTTGCCGTCGAACGCGCCGAGCATGTAGTTGCCGTTGGCGCCCCAGAAGACCCACTTCGAGTTCCTGGGGTCGCCGTCGACCGCAAGTTCGAAGAAGTCGGGACACTCGCCTGAGCCCGGCATCGGCACGTCGCACAATCGCGTCCACTCCTTCAGGTTCGGCGACCCGAACAGGGCGTAGTCGTTCTTGTCGAGGTACAGGGCCATGACCCACTTCTTCGTGGGCGCGTGCCAGAGGACCTTCGGGTCGCGGTTCCCGCCCACGATGTGGCCGAGCACGGGGTTCTTCTCATACTTGGCCCACGTGCGGCCGCGGTCGCAGGAGTAAGCGATGCTCTGGGTGAAAGGCTCGCCCGCCGAGGTGTAGATGC of Planctomycetota bacterium contains these proteins:
- a CDS encoding transposase; the protein is MTENFPFPLAYLITFTCYGTWLHGDARGSADRVHRIPGTPYLPPDPVRQAKAVGVMQGDPYALNPAKRCCVLRFLHETCAARGWRLLAAHVRETHVHVVVAAAETPERVMTSLKAYASRGLNEAGFDAPGRKRWTRHGSTRYLWHETAVEQAVAYVVNQQGEAMAVYDARGV
- a CDS encoding glycoside hydrolase family 32 protein, translating into IYTSAGEPFTQSIAYSCDRGRTWAKYEKNPVLGHIVGGNRDPKVLWHAPTKKWVMALYLDKNDYALFGSPNLKEWTRLCDVPMPGSGECPDFFELAVDGDPRNSKWVFWGANGNYMLGAFDGKTFTKEAGPLQSNWGGNCYAAQTWSDIPPSDGRRLQIAWMRGGKYPGMPFNQQMSFPTELALRTTPEGVRLTKKPVREIENIHAKKHSWAARALAPGGENLLSGLEGELFDIRAEIELGQATAVGFTLRGQKVRYDAAAKEVTALGKKAPLAPIDGRIRLQILLDRTSIEVFGNDGLIAMPTCFLPDLANRTLAVYAEGGEARIVSLEVYELRSAWE
- the nadE gene encoding NAD(+) synthase, translated to MKLAERAEQVLAIDTGRAVDRLVDYIRRAREPRCAGGVLMGLSGGLDSAVLASLAVRALGRELVHVVFLGERDTDPDTARKSRLVADWQGLAWESEDITPQIRAKGHYSSGTMRVTARWGFLNRHVLYRLYRLVTGEMPFMSTLRNGDFDRRPVARFIYRLTIRHVEAAFNGRQLHRREVIERRAAEAGACIIGAANRSEGMTGWFTPGGADDMPFQPLMGLYKTQVRQLARHLGVPEEIIRQAPSPDMMRGVTDEVALGIAYEKLDIVLDGIERGRTDEELMGEGLRRREIRLVREMNRLSEWKRDPAHVAAVDGGIGGGLRVNGDKTIADFGLRIAD
- a CDS encoding DUF1080 domain-containing protein, yielding MRSTLLGMVALSLTLWLGATTVARAQTDEQGFVAIFNGKDLAGWDGDPRLWSVKDGAIRGETTTEKPANGNTFCVWRGGKLKDFVLKIKFRIQNGNSGIQYRSKETDKWRITGYQADFFNSPGQDGGLHHEGGRGWLVNVGDFMVITEKGEKKVVSKVADSGALKEAGYYKDKDWNEYIIIAQGNYLRHYLNGYPTIALIDEDRVTDPADPKDRKGAAREGILALQIHAGPPMIVEFKDISIKHLAGPFGNAVRLFNGENLDGWTPSSDALKDTFGVSGGVITDTGNPAGYLRTTQDFTNYALHLQMRHVTAGNSGVLVRIVGPDKVWPKCIECQGQSGAMGDIWNIDNFPMKVATDRTSGRHTTKMHESNERPTGQWNDYDITLDGGNLEIQVNNLTQNTAAECEEVPGKIGLQAEGSQKEFRNIVLVPIEK